A stretch of the Macaca thibetana thibetana isolate TM-01 chromosome X, ASM2454274v1, whole genome shotgun sequence genome encodes the following:
- the PRRG3 gene encoding transmembrane gamma-carboxyglutamic acid protein 3: MEEICSYEEVKEVFENKEKTMEFWKGYPNAVYSVRDPSQSSDAMYVVVPLLGVALLIVIALFIIWRCQLQKATRHHPSYAQNRYLASRAGHTLPRVMVYRGTMHSQGEPSGHREAVSSPQVVVGPSQGGRTTVRLESTLYLPELSLSRLSSTTPPPSYEEVTAPQESSSEEASMSYSDPPPKYEEIVAANPGADK, from the exons ATGGAGGAGATCTGCAGCTACGAGGAGGTCAAGGAAGTGtttgagaacaaagagaaaacg ATGGAGTTCTGGAAGGGATACCCAAATGCAGTATACTCAGTCCGAGACCCCTCACAGAGCTCAGATGCCATGTACGTGGTGGTACCCCTTCTGGGGGTGGCATTGCTGATTGTCATCGCCTTGTTCATCATCTGGAGGTGCCAGCTGCAGAAAGCGACCCGTCACCACCCCTCCTATGCTCAGAACCGGTACCTAGCCAGTCGCGCCGGGCACACCCTCCCCCGGGTCATGGTGTACCGGGGTACCATGCATAGTCAAGGGGAGCCTTCTGGGCACCGAGAGGCAGTGAGCAGCCCCCAGGTGGTGGTGGGGCCCAGTCAGGGGGGCAGGACCACAGTCCGACTCGAGAGCACTCTCTACCTCCCTGAGCTCTCTCTCTCCAGACTGTCCAGcaccacccctcccccctcctacGAGGAGGTGACTGCGCCCCAAGAGAGCAGCAGTGAGGAGGCCAGTATGTCTTACAGCGACCCACCCCCAAAGTACGAGGAGATAGTGGCCGCCAACCCTGGCGCTGACAAATAG